The Sebastes umbrosus isolate fSebUmb1 chromosome 23, fSebUmb1.pri, whole genome shotgun sequence genome contains a region encoding:
- the LOC119482456 gene encoding uncharacterized protein LOC119482456 produces the protein MDHLLVLLLLLLWNSGLQAEENHNSTEPVRLVGGDSRCAGTLELKHQGDWRPVSGSDSYWTLKEAAAVCRDLDCGSAVSVEEREGSSKRSMWRISSYCVQSRSTLRECAASHSSRYILNLTCSDLLLQPNISGSSSVDRVSEAQQQGFHVLRGSTFTISCSVQPQYPGGSFQLTFTSSTSALKYTQPAVNHSAHFLFPAAEPAHQGSYRCVYHVYVFSHDFFSESRLISLTVADLRPFIIRAIVLPLILLLENIGLYFYYKGKRGQRPSRREKAEPDYYNLGVPAAEEEGAQGAE, from the exons ATGGATCACctgttggtgctgctgctgctgctgctgtggaacTCAG GACTCCAGGCTGAAGAAAATCACAACTCAACAG agcctgtcaggttggtgggaggagacagtcgctgtgcaggaacactggagctgaaacatcagggagactggagaccagtgaGTGGCTCTGACTCTTACTGGACCCTGAAGGAAGCAGCAGCTGTCTGCAGAGACttggactgtggctctgctgtttctgtagaagagagagaggggtccTCAAAGAGATCTATGTGGAggatcagctcttactgtgTTCAGTCTAGATCTACTCTGAGGGAGTGTGCAGCATCACATTCCTCTAGATACATCCTgaatctcacctgctcag acctgctgcttcagcccAACATCTCTGGGTCCTCCTCCGTGGACCGGGTCTCCGAGGCCCAGCAGCAGGGGTTTCACGTGCTCAGGGGCTCCACCTTCACCATCAGCTGCTCCGTCCAGCCACAGTACCCAGGAGGCTCCTTCCAGCtcaccttcacctcctccacctcagcaCTCAAGTACacccagccagctgtcaatcactccgcccacttcctgtttcctgctgcagAGCCCGCCCACCAAGGAAGCTACAGATGTGTTTATCACGTCTATGTTTTTTCTCACGACTTCTTCTCTGAGAGCCGTCTGATCTCTCTCACCGTCGCAG ATCTAAGGCCTTTCATCATCAGAGCCATCGTCCTGCCGCTGATTCTGCTGTTGGAGAACATTGGCCTTTATTTCTACTATAAG GGCAAGAGGGGGCAGAGGCCGAGCAGACGGGAGAAGGCTGAGCCGGATTATTATAACCTGGGTGTTCCTGCAGCTGAAGAGGAAGGAGCTCAGGGAGCAGAGTAG